From a region of the Besnoitia besnoiti strain Bb-Ger1 chromosome I, whole genome shotgun sequence genome:
- a CDS encoding hypothetical protein (encoded by transcript BESB_011270), with amino-acid sequence MSNIGRGVFLAGVGLFVRAAYCVIQARHALRQSGGHLDDFVLPWNVVLLVVVAAAACLAGGLKSLSGFKPIHLAEGETACWDRLHERFNFRLYATRAACVSRLVQNFVTPPPA; translated from the exons ATGAGCAACATCGGCAGAGGagtcttcctcgctggcgtGGGCTTGTTCGTCCGAGCCGCCTACTGCGTCATCCAAG CTCGGCACGCCCTTCGACAATCCGGCGGACATCTGGATGACTTCGTCTTGCCGTGGAAC GTcgttctcctcgtcgtcgtcgcagccgccgcgtgcctgGCAGGAGGCCTGAAGAGCCTGAGCGGCTTCAAGCCGATTCACCTCGCGGAAGGAGAAACTGC ATGCTGGGACAGGCTCCACGAGCGATTCAACTTTCGCCTCTATGCCACCAGAGCCGCATGCGTGTCGAGGCTTGTTCAGAACTTCGTcacgccgcctcccgcgtAG
- a CDS encoding endonuclease/exonuclease/phosphatase family protein (encoded by transcript BESB_011280), translating into MAMEGVSTEASSAMHDQLESSRRKSELPECALANLVVDVLFPTDRCGGPDGFAMGDSPRRQLRRSPRAARGSQSGDDGDPVGTRWECRVVTPVVGLSVDCLSAEGCGVVVTPRLTASDNDGTLSTQARTAPTSLRGVRVTHGEEEEDAAEKSQVTHKTLQPKPGEDNRDKHTQPIRIFFGTWNTEYSEFPAEFIAAQKQQCGRQEERYCKTAQAMQQRLKKDSIRRLSKDETLGQASTTGTETHEFSTWSLAPFEAEESEEDRITVAGEEDDDDAYDADDADGDGADVAPKDKSHLLEGLSEGQQPLRDWLKGGYDIYVVTLQEVTSDNIFQAISFYLESENKEPFLRVDMGEGKISGYGKGAWTKMKSTSMACWIRESKLWPLGPVRPLAYKAFSFTVLNGSKGAITVVLKVHQQLVCFIGCHLPASHKERGKARAFIRSKIAAMYSYEKGVDFTRVFHHIFWAGDFNFRCLISSKKALDMLRAGKLQELQQYDERALEAGKEMEMHRWVEAPITFLPTYKKRDGRPPLDMSKPDWVEGEYQVTMKKKGMLGATKTVDRPPSWCDRITRWSRGELEFNVYSSSDEYFAATPSSRTILMASDHAPVGGGFSLYALDPKFTLPKTFMADPSEQFERAES; encoded by the exons ATGGCGATGGAAGGAGTGAGCACCGAAGCCAGCTCCGCAATGCATGACCAGCTTGAGTCTTCCAGGCGGAAATCTGAGCTGCCAGAGTGCGCGTTAGCCAACCTCGTTGTGGATGTCCTTTTTCCAACTgaccgctgcggcggccccgACGGATTTGCCATGGGGGACTCTCCCAGAAGACAGCTGCGGAGatccccgcgcgccgcgcgcggctcacagagcggcgacgacggtgACCCCGTAGGAACTCGCTGGGAGTGCCGCGTGGTCACGCCCGTTGTAGGCTTGAGCGTCGACTGCTTGTCGGCGGAAGGTTGCGGAGTGGTCGT GACCCCGCGCCTGACGGCGTCAGACAACGATGGAACCCTGTCCACACAGGCGCGGACTGCGCCTACCTCTCTCCGAGGCGTACGTGTCACgcacggcgaagaagaggaagacgcagcggaaaAGTCGCAGGTCACTCACAAGACCTTACAACCGAAACCCGGCGAGGACAACAGAGACAAGCACACGCAGCCGATCAGGATCTTCTTCGGCACCTG GAACACAGAGTACTCGGAGTTCCCAGCGGAGTTCATTgccgcgcagaagcagcagtGCGGTCGACAGGAGGAGAGGTACTGCAAAACAGCGCaggcgatgcagcagcggctgaagAAGGACTCGATTCGCAGACTGTCTAAGGACGAGACGCTGGGGCAGGCCTCAACTACCGGAACGGAGACGCATGAATTCTCCACGTGGTCGCTGGCGCCCTttgaggcggaggagagcgaggaggatcGGATCACAgtcgcaggcgaagaggacgatgacgacgcctacgacgccgacgacgccgacggcgacggcgcagacgtgGCGCCGAAGGACAAGTCGCACTTGCTCGAGGGCCTTTCGGAGGGACAGCAGCCCCTCAGAGACTGGCTAAAGGGCGGCTACGACATCTACGTCGTCACTCTCCAAGAGGTCACAA GCGACAATATTTTCCAGGCGATCTCGTTCTACCTCGAGAGCGAGAACAAGGAACCGTTCCTTCGCGTCGACATGGGCGAAGGCAAAATCTCCGGATACGGGAAGGGCGCGTGGACGAAGATGAAATCGACTT CGATGGCGTGCTGGATCCGAGAGTCGAAGCTGTGGCCGCTCGGCCCGGTTCGTCCACTCGCCTACAAGGCCTTTTCCTTCA ctgtcCTTAACGGCAGCAAGGGAGCCATTACAGTCGTGCTGAAGGTCCACCAGCAGCTTGTCTGCTTCATCGGCTGTCATTTGCCTGCGTCGCACAAG GAGCGCGGCAAGGCGCGGGCGTTTATTCGAAGCAAAATCGCAGCGATGTACAGTTACGAGAAGGGCGTCGACTTCACGCGTGTTTTCCACCACATCTTCTGGGCCGGCGACTTCAACTTCCGGTGCCTAATCTCCTCAAAAAAAGCGC tAGACATGCTGAGAGCGGGCAAACTGCAAGAGCTCCAGCAGTACGACGAGCGGGCGCTGGAAGCTGGCAAGGAGATGGAAATGCAT CGATGGGTGGAGGCGCCAATCACGTTCCTTCCCACGTACAAGAAGCGCGACGGGCGACCGCCGCTCGACATGTCGAAGCCGGATTGGGTTGAGGGGGAGTATCAAGTCACGATGAAGAAAAAAGGAATGCTGGGAGCAACCAAAACCGTCGATCGTCCCCCATCG TGGTGCGACCGCATTACCCGGTGGTCTCGAGGCGAACTCGAGTTCAACGTCTACTCAAGCAGCGACGAGTACTTCGCCGCCACGCCAAGCTCCCGCA CGATTCTCATGGCCAGCGACCACGCGCCTGTGGGCGGCGGATTTTCGCTGTACGCGCTGGATCCCAAGTTCACCTTGCCGAAAACATTCATGGCAGATCCCTCAGAGCAGTTTGAGCGTGCTGAGAGCTGA
- a CDS encoding hypothetical protein (encoded by transcript BESB_011290): protein MCTPSVVKALSEPPFAKRTSALLLGIEGHVCIQQTCLDLLEQGYDVHLLVDGIASQRLEKSGVFIATAEAVLFELMHDSIYERFKEVSRLIVESNRAACAAVET from the exons ATGTGCACACCGTCGGTAGTCAAGGCTCTTAGTGAACCTCCGTTTGCGAAGCGTACGTCGGCTCTGCTGTTGGGAATAGAAGGCCACGTGTGCATCCAG CAAACGTGCTTGGATTTGTTAGAACAAGGGTACGATGTTCACCTGCTGGTCGATGGGATTGCAAGCCAG AGGCTGGAGAAATCTGGCGTGTTCATTGCCACTGCCGAGGCTGTTTTATTCGAGCTAATGCACGACAGCATATACGAGCGCTTCAAG GAGGTATCACGGCTGATCGTGGAGTCGAACCgcgctgcgtgtgcggctgTGGAGACGTAG